A section of the Pan paniscus chromosome 7, NHGRI_mPanPan1-v2.0_pri, whole genome shotgun sequence genome encodes:
- the LOC117981338 gene encoding LOW QUALITY PROTEIN: proline-rich protein 23D1-like (The sequence of the model RefSeq protein was modified relative to this genomic sequence to represent the inferred CDS: inserted 1 base in 1 codon): MYGYWRQRSLSDSWTESQNVNEGESSLATTQMNPPKRRQVEQGTNIDCKTPSIPGAPHQNSCPSQKPPQISSYQDSSNEELIIVLEQGTEVRLSLEEVILILAPETALQLTVENTVLVIVPXHILRSQDGLQSPVQIQYIMPSVDDFSLECHAQDGDISDMKEENVPLSPAEEREAAPLYHQPLMISPANHKAGISPFLLVTPLCIPCCLAAFPQCYPLPPTSSPVGHPRPANSSFSLHGMELLCTSSLSRMPPSPTPGPQIYHRVHHRPPSRAQRCLFRK; encoded by the exons ATGTATGGTTACTGGCGCCAAAGAAGCCTTAGTGATTCCTGGACAGAATCGCAGAATGTCAATGAAGGAGAGAGCAG CTTGGCTACCACACAAATGAATCCACCCAAACGTCGCCAAGTGGAGCAGGGTACCAATATAG ATTGCAAAACACCCTCAATTCCAGGAGCTCCACACCAGAATTCATGCCCGTCCCAGAAACCTCCCCAGATAAGTTCATAT CAGGATTCCAGCAATGAGGAGCTCATCATAGTCCTAGAACAAGGGACAGAAGTGAGGTTGAGCCTGGAAGAGGTCATCCTCATCTTGGCCCCAGAGACAGCGCTGCAGCTGACCGTGGAGAACACAGTCCTTGTGATTGTTC GGCATATCCTGAGGTCACAAGATGGCCTGCAGTCCCCTGTGCAGATCCAGTACATCATGCCTTCCGTTGATGACTTCAGCTTGGAGTGCCATGCTCAAGATGGAGACATCTCAGACATGAAAGAAGAGAATGTGCCTCTTTCACCTGCAGAAGAACGGGAGGCAGCACCCCTATATCACCAGCCCTTGATGATATCCCCAGCAAACCACAAAGCTGGGATCAGCCCTTTTCTTCTAGTAACCCCATTGTGCATTCCATGCTGTCTGGCAGCCTTCCCCCAATGCTACCCTCTACCACCCACATCTAGTCCCGTGGGACACCCTAGACCAGCCAACTCCAGTTTCAGCCTGCATGGTATGGAGCTACTGTGCACCTCCTCCCTCAGCCGTATGCCCCCTTCACCAACTCCTGGTCCCCAGATCTATCACAGGGTTCACCATAGGCCTCCCAGCAGGGCACAGAGATGTCTCTTTAGGAAGTGA